In Gasterosteus aculeatus chromosome 15, fGasAcu3.hap1.1, whole genome shotgun sequence, a single genomic region encodes these proteins:
- the aspg gene encoding 60 kDa lysophospholipase isoform X3 has protein sequence MADSSASCNDLTSLARALSMPSLELTEGTDASPPRNVPPYSRRKRKLSSGCNSFESAEPVASPSSDEARVLVINTGGTIGMTLHDNVLAPKANAFVKGLRKLPILHDELYAQQTGLYQYYGSENSLVLPPMKTTNHRGTDHLSHGLNKDNKRIVYTVIEYNPLLDSSNMSTDDWGRIGKDIEKNYENYDGFVILHGTDTMAYTASALSFMCEHLGKPIILTGSQVPIYEMRNDGRDNLLGALLIAGQFVIPEVCLYFYNKLYRGNRVTKVDAGSFNAFSSPNLAPLAVAEVDISINWDTVWRANTTAKFHVSTELNRNVGLLRLFPGITAATVRAFLQPPMEGVVLETYGSGNAPDNRPDLLEELKKATDSGVILMNCTQCLRGTVSTSYATGKVLMEAGLVAGGDMTPEAALSKLSYVLAKKDISFEAKKKLMGQNLRGEMVSDLAGAKLCLSDSRFIQVIAKSLSISCKEELEAIRDALTPPLACAAAKIGDIEAFEALKEMGTNLCLSDYDGRTPLHIAACEGHLNLVEYLLSHGATVYAKDRYGDTPLSNAVRFRHKEVVKLLRKTGAHLSRDELDEAGTELCSLAASGDLEGLEMWKLAGADLNKPGYDGQTPLRLAHAVGKKDVVAFLVQLMSKKTKPVFGEINEYDEYEDEDDDDESGAIEFTATAKGL, from the exons ATGGCGGACTCCAGCGCCAGCTGCAACGACCTGACGTCCCTCGCGCGCGCTTTGTCCATGCCGTCGCTGGAGCTGACGGAAGGGACCGACGCGAGTCCCCCGCGGAACGTCCCGCCGTACTCGCGCCGGAAGAGAAAGCTGTCGTCGGGCTGCAACTCGTTCGAGTCCGCGGAGCCAGTGGCTTCCCCGTCCTCCGACGAGGCGAGAGTGCTGGTGATTAACACCGGAGGGACCATCGGGATGACGCTTCATGATAACG TGCTCGCCCCAAAGGCCAACGCCTTTGTGAAAGGCCTGCGCAAGTTGCCCATCCTCCACGACGAGCTGTACGCCCAGCAGACCGGCCTGTATCAGTACTACGGATCGGAGAACAGCCTGGTCCTGCC ACCAATGAAGACCACAAACCACAGGGGAACTGACCATCTATCTCACGG GCTGAATAAAGACAATAAGAGGATAGTGTACACTGTTATAGAGTACAACCCTTTGCTGGATTCCTCCAATATGTCCACAGATGACTGGGGTAGAATTGGAAAGGACATTGAG aaaAACTACGAAAACTATGACGGTTTTGTGATCCTGCACGGCACAGACACTATGGCGTACACCGCCTCGGCCCTGTCCTTCATGTGTGAACATTTGGGCAAACCAATCATCCTCACCGGGTCGCAG GTGCCGATCTATGAGATGAGGAACGACGGCAGAGACAACCTGCTGGGGGCGCTGCTGATCGCAGGCCAGTTTGTCATTCCTGAG gtGTGCTTGTACTTCTACAACAAACTCTACAGAGGGAACCGTGTGACCAAGGTGGACGCTGGGAGTTTCAACGCCTTCTCCTCTCCCAACCTGGCTCCTCTGGCCGTCGCCGAGGTGGACATTTCAA TCAACTGGGATACGGTGTGGAGGGCAAACACCACAGCAAAGTTTCATGTCAGCACCGAGCTGAATAGGAACGTGGGGCTGCTCAGGCTGTTCCCCGGAATCACCGCTGCTACT GTGAGGGCTTTCCTGCAGCCGCCCATGGAGGGCGTAGTCCTGGAGACCTACGGCAGCGGAAATGCCCCCGATAACCGACCCGACCtgttggaggagctgaagaaggcCACCGACTCCGGTGTCATCCTCATGAACTGCACCCAGTGCCTGAGGGGGACCGTGTCTACGTCGTACGCCACCGGCAAG GTGTTGATGGAGGCAGGGCTGGTAGCTGGTGGAGACATGACTCCAGAGGCGGCCCTATCAAAGCTCTCTTACGTATTGGCCAAGAAAGATATAAGTTTTGAAGCCAAGAAAAAG TTGATGGGTCAGAACCTGCGCGGCGAGATGGTGTCCGACTTAGCCGGAGCCAAGCTGTGTCTGAGCGACAGCCGATTCATCCAGGTCATCGCCAAGTCCCTGAGCATCAGCTGCAAGGAG GAGCTGGAAGCCATCCGCGATGCCCTGACTCCCCCATTGGCATGTGCCGCCGCTAAGATCGGCGACATAGAGGCCTTCGAAGCCCTGAAGGAAATG GGCACGAACTTGTGTCTGAGTGACTACGACGGACGCACACCCCTACATATCGCTGCCTGCGAGGGACACCTCAATCTGGTGGAGTACCTCCTGAGTCACGGAGCCACGGTCTACGCCAAAGATCGTTATGGGGACACGCCCCTGAGCAACGCCGTGCGCTTCAG ACACAAGGAGGTGGTGAAGCTGCTGAGGAAGACCGGGGCGCACCTCTCCAGAGACGAGTTGGACGAGGCAGGAACTGAACTGTGCAG CCTGGCAGCCAGCGGAGACCTGGAGGGCCTCGAAATGTGGAAACTCGCTGGAGCCGACCTGAATAAACCCGGCTACGATGGACAGACACCCCTTCGACTG GCCCACGCTGTTGGCAAAAAAGACGTGGTGGCATTTTTAGTGCAGCTCATGAGCAAAAAAACCAAG CCTGTATTTGGTGAGATTAATGAGTATGATGAatatgaggatgaggatgatgatgatgag AGCGGAGCGATCGAGTTCACAGCAACGGCGAAAGGACTGTGA
- the aspg gene encoding 60 kDa lysophospholipase isoform X2 has translation MADSSASCNDLTSLARALSMPSLELTEGTDASPPRNVPPYSRRKRKLSSGCNSFESAEPVASPSSDEARVLVINTGGTIGMTLHDNVLAPKANAFVKGLRKLPILHDELYAQQTGLYQYYGSENSLVLPLNKDNKRIVYTVIEYNPLLDSSNMSTDDWGRIGKDIEKNYENYDGFVILHGTDTMAYTASALSFMCEHLGKPIILTGSQVPIYEMRNDGRDNLLGALLIAGQFVIPEVCLYFYNKLYRGNRVTKVDAGSFNAFSSPNLAPLAVAEVDISINWDTVWRANTTAKFHVSTELNRNVGLLRLFPGITAATVRAFLQPPMEGVVLETYGSGNAPDNRPDLLEELKKATDSGVILMNCTQCLRGTVSTSYATGKVLMEAGLVAGGDMTPEAALSKLSYVLAKKDISFEAKKKLMGQNLRGEMVSDLAGAKLCLSDSRFIQVIAKSLSISCKEELEAIRDALTPPLACAAAKIGDIEAFEALKEMGTNLCLSDYDGRTPLHIAACEGHLNLVEYLLSHGATVYAKDRYGDTPLSNAVRFRHKEVVKLLRKTGAHLSRDELDEAGTELCSLAASGDLEGLEMWKLAGADLNKPGYDGQTPLRLAHAVGKKDVVAFLVQLMSKKTKPVFGEINEYDEYEDEDDDDECFLLILSSFCLRGRAERSSSQQRRKDCEPSRSEILLFLVLLLRHPLPSSEPSSSLRPARRYLPPSDRDLLGVLNGHTF, from the exons ATGGCGGACTCCAGCGCCAGCTGCAACGACCTGACGTCCCTCGCGCGCGCTTTGTCCATGCCGTCGCTGGAGCTGACGGAAGGGACCGACGCGAGTCCCCCGCGGAACGTCCCGCCGTACTCGCGCCGGAAGAGAAAGCTGTCGTCGGGCTGCAACTCGTTCGAGTCCGCGGAGCCAGTGGCTTCCCCGTCCTCCGACGAGGCGAGAGTGCTGGTGATTAACACCGGAGGGACCATCGGGATGACGCTTCATGATAACG TGCTCGCCCCAAAGGCCAACGCCTTTGTGAAAGGCCTGCGCAAGTTGCCCATCCTCCACGACGAGCTGTACGCCCAGCAGACCGGCCTGTATCAGTACTACGGATCGGAGAACAGCCTGGTCCTGCC GCTGAATAAAGACAATAAGAGGATAGTGTACACTGTTATAGAGTACAACCCTTTGCTGGATTCCTCCAATATGTCCACAGATGACTGGGGTAGAATTGGAAAGGACATTGAG aaaAACTACGAAAACTATGACGGTTTTGTGATCCTGCACGGCACAGACACTATGGCGTACACCGCCTCGGCCCTGTCCTTCATGTGTGAACATTTGGGCAAACCAATCATCCTCACCGGGTCGCAG GTGCCGATCTATGAGATGAGGAACGACGGCAGAGACAACCTGCTGGGGGCGCTGCTGATCGCAGGCCAGTTTGTCATTCCTGAG gtGTGCTTGTACTTCTACAACAAACTCTACAGAGGGAACCGTGTGACCAAGGTGGACGCTGGGAGTTTCAACGCCTTCTCCTCTCCCAACCTGGCTCCTCTGGCCGTCGCCGAGGTGGACATTTCAA TCAACTGGGATACGGTGTGGAGGGCAAACACCACAGCAAAGTTTCATGTCAGCACCGAGCTGAATAGGAACGTGGGGCTGCTCAGGCTGTTCCCCGGAATCACCGCTGCTACT GTGAGGGCTTTCCTGCAGCCGCCCATGGAGGGCGTAGTCCTGGAGACCTACGGCAGCGGAAATGCCCCCGATAACCGACCCGACCtgttggaggagctgaagaaggcCACCGACTCCGGTGTCATCCTCATGAACTGCACCCAGTGCCTGAGGGGGACCGTGTCTACGTCGTACGCCACCGGCAAG GTGTTGATGGAGGCAGGGCTGGTAGCTGGTGGAGACATGACTCCAGAGGCGGCCCTATCAAAGCTCTCTTACGTATTGGCCAAGAAAGATATAAGTTTTGAAGCCAAGAAAAAG TTGATGGGTCAGAACCTGCGCGGCGAGATGGTGTCCGACTTAGCCGGAGCCAAGCTGTGTCTGAGCGACAGCCGATTCATCCAGGTCATCGCCAAGTCCCTGAGCATCAGCTGCAAGGAG GAGCTGGAAGCCATCCGCGATGCCCTGACTCCCCCATTGGCATGTGCCGCCGCTAAGATCGGCGACATAGAGGCCTTCGAAGCCCTGAAGGAAATG GGCACGAACTTGTGTCTGAGTGACTACGACGGACGCACACCCCTACATATCGCTGCCTGCGAGGGACACCTCAATCTGGTGGAGTACCTCCTGAGTCACGGAGCCACGGTCTACGCCAAAGATCGTTATGGGGACACGCCCCTGAGCAACGCCGTGCGCTTCAG ACACAAGGAGGTGGTGAAGCTGCTGAGGAAGACCGGGGCGCACCTCTCCAGAGACGAGTTGGACGAGGCAGGAACTGAACTGTGCAG CCTGGCAGCCAGCGGAGACCTGGAGGGCCTCGAAATGTGGAAACTCGCTGGAGCCGACCTGAATAAACCCGGCTACGATGGACAGACACCCCTTCGACTG GCCCACGCTGTTGGCAAAAAAGACGTGGTGGCATTTTTAGTGCAGCTCATGAGCAAAAAAACCAAG CCTGTATTTGGTGAGATTAATGAGTATGATGAatatgaggatgaggatgatgatgatgag TGCTTCCTGTTAATCCTgtcctctttctgtctccgtGGAAGAGCGGAGCGATCGAGTTCACAGCAACGGCGAAAGGACTGTGAGCCGTCGCGATCAGAAATCCtactcttcctcgtcctcctcctgcggcATCCACTTCCCTCCTCCGAGCCGTCCTCCTCACTCCGTCCAGCGCGCCGATACCTGCCGCCCAGTGACCGGGACCTACTGGGAGTGTTAAATGGTCACACTTTCTGA
- the aspg gene encoding 60 kDa lysophospholipase isoform X1, with amino-acid sequence MADSSASCNDLTSLARALSMPSLELTEGTDASPPRNVPPYSRRKRKLSSGCNSFESAEPVASPSSDEARVLVINTGGTIGMTLHDNVLAPKANAFVKGLRKLPILHDELYAQQTGLYQYYGSENSLVLPPMKTTNHRGTDHLSHGLNKDNKRIVYTVIEYNPLLDSSNMSTDDWGRIGKDIEKNYENYDGFVILHGTDTMAYTASALSFMCEHLGKPIILTGSQVPIYEMRNDGRDNLLGALLIAGQFVIPEVCLYFYNKLYRGNRVTKVDAGSFNAFSSPNLAPLAVAEVDISINWDTVWRANTTAKFHVSTELNRNVGLLRLFPGITAATVRAFLQPPMEGVVLETYGSGNAPDNRPDLLEELKKATDSGVILMNCTQCLRGTVSTSYATGKVLMEAGLVAGGDMTPEAALSKLSYVLAKKDISFEAKKKLMGQNLRGEMVSDLAGAKLCLSDSRFIQVIAKSLSISCKEELEAIRDALTPPLACAAAKIGDIEAFEALKEMGTNLCLSDYDGRTPLHIAACEGHLNLVEYLLSHGATVYAKDRYGDTPLSNAVRFRHKEVVKLLRKTGAHLSRDELDEAGTELCSLAASGDLEGLEMWKLAGADLNKPGYDGQTPLRLAHAVGKKDVVAFLVQLMSKKTKPVFGEINEYDEYEDEDDDDECFLLILSSFCLRGRAERSSSQQRRKDCEPSRSEILLFLVLLLRHPLPSSEPSSSLRPARRYLPPSDRDLLGVLNGHTF; translated from the exons ATGGCGGACTCCAGCGCCAGCTGCAACGACCTGACGTCCCTCGCGCGCGCTTTGTCCATGCCGTCGCTGGAGCTGACGGAAGGGACCGACGCGAGTCCCCCGCGGAACGTCCCGCCGTACTCGCGCCGGAAGAGAAAGCTGTCGTCGGGCTGCAACTCGTTCGAGTCCGCGGAGCCAGTGGCTTCCCCGTCCTCCGACGAGGCGAGAGTGCTGGTGATTAACACCGGAGGGACCATCGGGATGACGCTTCATGATAACG TGCTCGCCCCAAAGGCCAACGCCTTTGTGAAAGGCCTGCGCAAGTTGCCCATCCTCCACGACGAGCTGTACGCCCAGCAGACCGGCCTGTATCAGTACTACGGATCGGAGAACAGCCTGGTCCTGCC ACCAATGAAGACCACAAACCACAGGGGAACTGACCATCTATCTCACGG GCTGAATAAAGACAATAAGAGGATAGTGTACACTGTTATAGAGTACAACCCTTTGCTGGATTCCTCCAATATGTCCACAGATGACTGGGGTAGAATTGGAAAGGACATTGAG aaaAACTACGAAAACTATGACGGTTTTGTGATCCTGCACGGCACAGACACTATGGCGTACACCGCCTCGGCCCTGTCCTTCATGTGTGAACATTTGGGCAAACCAATCATCCTCACCGGGTCGCAG GTGCCGATCTATGAGATGAGGAACGACGGCAGAGACAACCTGCTGGGGGCGCTGCTGATCGCAGGCCAGTTTGTCATTCCTGAG gtGTGCTTGTACTTCTACAACAAACTCTACAGAGGGAACCGTGTGACCAAGGTGGACGCTGGGAGTTTCAACGCCTTCTCCTCTCCCAACCTGGCTCCTCTGGCCGTCGCCGAGGTGGACATTTCAA TCAACTGGGATACGGTGTGGAGGGCAAACACCACAGCAAAGTTTCATGTCAGCACCGAGCTGAATAGGAACGTGGGGCTGCTCAGGCTGTTCCCCGGAATCACCGCTGCTACT GTGAGGGCTTTCCTGCAGCCGCCCATGGAGGGCGTAGTCCTGGAGACCTACGGCAGCGGAAATGCCCCCGATAACCGACCCGACCtgttggaggagctgaagaaggcCACCGACTCCGGTGTCATCCTCATGAACTGCACCCAGTGCCTGAGGGGGACCGTGTCTACGTCGTACGCCACCGGCAAG GTGTTGATGGAGGCAGGGCTGGTAGCTGGTGGAGACATGACTCCAGAGGCGGCCCTATCAAAGCTCTCTTACGTATTGGCCAAGAAAGATATAAGTTTTGAAGCCAAGAAAAAG TTGATGGGTCAGAACCTGCGCGGCGAGATGGTGTCCGACTTAGCCGGAGCCAAGCTGTGTCTGAGCGACAGCCGATTCATCCAGGTCATCGCCAAGTCCCTGAGCATCAGCTGCAAGGAG GAGCTGGAAGCCATCCGCGATGCCCTGACTCCCCCATTGGCATGTGCCGCCGCTAAGATCGGCGACATAGAGGCCTTCGAAGCCCTGAAGGAAATG GGCACGAACTTGTGTCTGAGTGACTACGACGGACGCACACCCCTACATATCGCTGCCTGCGAGGGACACCTCAATCTGGTGGAGTACCTCCTGAGTCACGGAGCCACGGTCTACGCCAAAGATCGTTATGGGGACACGCCCCTGAGCAACGCCGTGCGCTTCAG ACACAAGGAGGTGGTGAAGCTGCTGAGGAAGACCGGGGCGCACCTCTCCAGAGACGAGTTGGACGAGGCAGGAACTGAACTGTGCAG CCTGGCAGCCAGCGGAGACCTGGAGGGCCTCGAAATGTGGAAACTCGCTGGAGCCGACCTGAATAAACCCGGCTACGATGGACAGACACCCCTTCGACTG GCCCACGCTGTTGGCAAAAAAGACGTGGTGGCATTTTTAGTGCAGCTCATGAGCAAAAAAACCAAG CCTGTATTTGGTGAGATTAATGAGTATGATGAatatgaggatgaggatgatgatgatgag TGCTTCCTGTTAATCCTgtcctctttctgtctccgtGGAAGAGCGGAGCGATCGAGTTCACAGCAACGGCGAAAGGACTGTGAGCCGTCGCGATCAGAAATCCtactcttcctcgtcctcctcctgcggcATCCACTTCCCTCCTCCGAGCCGTCCTCCTCACTCCGTCCAGCGCGCCGATACCTGCCGCCCAGTGACCGGGACCTACTGGGAGTGTTAAATGGTCACACTTTCTGA
- the aspg gene encoding 60 kDa lysophospholipase isoform X5 gives MADSSASCNDLTSLARALSMPSLELTEGTDASPPRNVPPYSRRKRKLSSGCNSFESAEPVASPSSDEARVLVINTGGTIGMTLHDNVLAPKANAFVKGLRKLPILHDELYAQQTGLYQYYGSENSLVLPPMKTTNHRGTDHLSHGLNKDNKRIVYTVIEYNPLLDSSNMSTDDWGRIGKDIEKNYENYDGFVILHGTDTMAYTASALSFMCEHLGKPIILTGSQVPIYEMRNDGRDNLLGALLIAGQFVIPEVCLYFYNKLYRGNRVTKVDAGSFNAFSSPNLAPLAVAEVDISINWDTVWRANTTAKFHVSTELNRNVGLLRLFPGITAATVRAFLQPPMEGVVLETYGSGNAPDNRPDLLEELKKATDSGVILMNCTQCLRGTVSTSYATGKVLMEAGLVAGGDMTPEAALSKLSYVLAKKDISFEAKKKLMGQNLRGEMVSDLAGAKLCLSDSRFIQVIAKSLSISCKEELEAIRDALTPPLACAAAKIGDIEAFEALKEMGTNLCLSDYDGRTPLHIAACEGHLNLVEYLLSHGATVYAKDRYGDTPLSNAVRFRHKEVVKLLRKTGAHLSRDELDEAGTELCSLAASGDLEGLEMWKLAGADLNKPGYDGQTPLRLAHAVGKKDVVAFLVQLMSKKTKSGAIEFTATAKGL, from the exons ATGGCGGACTCCAGCGCCAGCTGCAACGACCTGACGTCCCTCGCGCGCGCTTTGTCCATGCCGTCGCTGGAGCTGACGGAAGGGACCGACGCGAGTCCCCCGCGGAACGTCCCGCCGTACTCGCGCCGGAAGAGAAAGCTGTCGTCGGGCTGCAACTCGTTCGAGTCCGCGGAGCCAGTGGCTTCCCCGTCCTCCGACGAGGCGAGAGTGCTGGTGATTAACACCGGAGGGACCATCGGGATGACGCTTCATGATAACG TGCTCGCCCCAAAGGCCAACGCCTTTGTGAAAGGCCTGCGCAAGTTGCCCATCCTCCACGACGAGCTGTACGCCCAGCAGACCGGCCTGTATCAGTACTACGGATCGGAGAACAGCCTGGTCCTGCC ACCAATGAAGACCACAAACCACAGGGGAACTGACCATCTATCTCACGG GCTGAATAAAGACAATAAGAGGATAGTGTACACTGTTATAGAGTACAACCCTTTGCTGGATTCCTCCAATATGTCCACAGATGACTGGGGTAGAATTGGAAAGGACATTGAG aaaAACTACGAAAACTATGACGGTTTTGTGATCCTGCACGGCACAGACACTATGGCGTACACCGCCTCGGCCCTGTCCTTCATGTGTGAACATTTGGGCAAACCAATCATCCTCACCGGGTCGCAG GTGCCGATCTATGAGATGAGGAACGACGGCAGAGACAACCTGCTGGGGGCGCTGCTGATCGCAGGCCAGTTTGTCATTCCTGAG gtGTGCTTGTACTTCTACAACAAACTCTACAGAGGGAACCGTGTGACCAAGGTGGACGCTGGGAGTTTCAACGCCTTCTCCTCTCCCAACCTGGCTCCTCTGGCCGTCGCCGAGGTGGACATTTCAA TCAACTGGGATACGGTGTGGAGGGCAAACACCACAGCAAAGTTTCATGTCAGCACCGAGCTGAATAGGAACGTGGGGCTGCTCAGGCTGTTCCCCGGAATCACCGCTGCTACT GTGAGGGCTTTCCTGCAGCCGCCCATGGAGGGCGTAGTCCTGGAGACCTACGGCAGCGGAAATGCCCCCGATAACCGACCCGACCtgttggaggagctgaagaaggcCACCGACTCCGGTGTCATCCTCATGAACTGCACCCAGTGCCTGAGGGGGACCGTGTCTACGTCGTACGCCACCGGCAAG GTGTTGATGGAGGCAGGGCTGGTAGCTGGTGGAGACATGACTCCAGAGGCGGCCCTATCAAAGCTCTCTTACGTATTGGCCAAGAAAGATATAAGTTTTGAAGCCAAGAAAAAG TTGATGGGTCAGAACCTGCGCGGCGAGATGGTGTCCGACTTAGCCGGAGCCAAGCTGTGTCTGAGCGACAGCCGATTCATCCAGGTCATCGCCAAGTCCCTGAGCATCAGCTGCAAGGAG GAGCTGGAAGCCATCCGCGATGCCCTGACTCCCCCATTGGCATGTGCCGCCGCTAAGATCGGCGACATAGAGGCCTTCGAAGCCCTGAAGGAAATG GGCACGAACTTGTGTCTGAGTGACTACGACGGACGCACACCCCTACATATCGCTGCCTGCGAGGGACACCTCAATCTGGTGGAGTACCTCCTGAGTCACGGAGCCACGGTCTACGCCAAAGATCGTTATGGGGACACGCCCCTGAGCAACGCCGTGCGCTTCAG ACACAAGGAGGTGGTGAAGCTGCTGAGGAAGACCGGGGCGCACCTCTCCAGAGACGAGTTGGACGAGGCAGGAACTGAACTGTGCAG CCTGGCAGCCAGCGGAGACCTGGAGGGCCTCGAAATGTGGAAACTCGCTGGAGCCGACCTGAATAAACCCGGCTACGATGGACAGACACCCCTTCGACTG GCCCACGCTGTTGGCAAAAAAGACGTGGTGGCATTTTTAGTGCAGCTCATGAGCAAAAAAACCAAG AGCGGAGCGATCGAGTTCACAGCAACGGCGAAAGGACTGTGA
- the aspg gene encoding 60 kDa lysophospholipase isoform X4, which yields MADSSASCNDLTSLARALSMPSLELTEGTDASPPRNVPPYSRRKRKLSSGCNSFESAEPVASPSSDEARVLVINTGGTIGMTLHDNVLAPKANAFVKGLRKLPILHDELYAQQTGLYQYYGSENSLVLPLNKDNKRIVYTVIEYNPLLDSSNMSTDDWGRIGKDIEKNYENYDGFVILHGTDTMAYTASALSFMCEHLGKPIILTGSQVPIYEMRNDGRDNLLGALLIAGQFVIPEVCLYFYNKLYRGNRVTKVDAGSFNAFSSPNLAPLAVAEVDISINWDTVWRANTTAKFHVSTELNRNVGLLRLFPGITAATVRAFLQPPMEGVVLETYGSGNAPDNRPDLLEELKKATDSGVILMNCTQCLRGTVSTSYATGKVLMEAGLVAGGDMTPEAALSKLSYVLAKKDISFEAKKKLMGQNLRGEMVSDLAGAKLCLSDSRFIQVIAKSLSISCKEELEAIRDALTPPLACAAAKIGDIEAFEALKEMGTNLCLSDYDGRTPLHIAACEGHLNLVEYLLSHGATVYAKDRYGDTPLSNAVRFRHKEVVKLLRKTGAHLSRDELDEAGTELCSLAASGDLEGLEMWKLAGADLNKPGYDGQTPLRLAHAVGKKDVVAFLVQLMSKKTKPVFGEINEYDEYEDEDDDDESGAIEFTATAKGL from the exons ATGGCGGACTCCAGCGCCAGCTGCAACGACCTGACGTCCCTCGCGCGCGCTTTGTCCATGCCGTCGCTGGAGCTGACGGAAGGGACCGACGCGAGTCCCCCGCGGAACGTCCCGCCGTACTCGCGCCGGAAGAGAAAGCTGTCGTCGGGCTGCAACTCGTTCGAGTCCGCGGAGCCAGTGGCTTCCCCGTCCTCCGACGAGGCGAGAGTGCTGGTGATTAACACCGGAGGGACCATCGGGATGACGCTTCATGATAACG TGCTCGCCCCAAAGGCCAACGCCTTTGTGAAAGGCCTGCGCAAGTTGCCCATCCTCCACGACGAGCTGTACGCCCAGCAGACCGGCCTGTATCAGTACTACGGATCGGAGAACAGCCTGGTCCTGCC GCTGAATAAAGACAATAAGAGGATAGTGTACACTGTTATAGAGTACAACCCTTTGCTGGATTCCTCCAATATGTCCACAGATGACTGGGGTAGAATTGGAAAGGACATTGAG aaaAACTACGAAAACTATGACGGTTTTGTGATCCTGCACGGCACAGACACTATGGCGTACACCGCCTCGGCCCTGTCCTTCATGTGTGAACATTTGGGCAAACCAATCATCCTCACCGGGTCGCAG GTGCCGATCTATGAGATGAGGAACGACGGCAGAGACAACCTGCTGGGGGCGCTGCTGATCGCAGGCCAGTTTGTCATTCCTGAG gtGTGCTTGTACTTCTACAACAAACTCTACAGAGGGAACCGTGTGACCAAGGTGGACGCTGGGAGTTTCAACGCCTTCTCCTCTCCCAACCTGGCTCCTCTGGCCGTCGCCGAGGTGGACATTTCAA TCAACTGGGATACGGTGTGGAGGGCAAACACCACAGCAAAGTTTCATGTCAGCACCGAGCTGAATAGGAACGTGGGGCTGCTCAGGCTGTTCCCCGGAATCACCGCTGCTACT GTGAGGGCTTTCCTGCAGCCGCCCATGGAGGGCGTAGTCCTGGAGACCTACGGCAGCGGAAATGCCCCCGATAACCGACCCGACCtgttggaggagctgaagaaggcCACCGACTCCGGTGTCATCCTCATGAACTGCACCCAGTGCCTGAGGGGGACCGTGTCTACGTCGTACGCCACCGGCAAG GTGTTGATGGAGGCAGGGCTGGTAGCTGGTGGAGACATGACTCCAGAGGCGGCCCTATCAAAGCTCTCTTACGTATTGGCCAAGAAAGATATAAGTTTTGAAGCCAAGAAAAAG TTGATGGGTCAGAACCTGCGCGGCGAGATGGTGTCCGACTTAGCCGGAGCCAAGCTGTGTCTGAGCGACAGCCGATTCATCCAGGTCATCGCCAAGTCCCTGAGCATCAGCTGCAAGGAG GAGCTGGAAGCCATCCGCGATGCCCTGACTCCCCCATTGGCATGTGCCGCCGCTAAGATCGGCGACATAGAGGCCTTCGAAGCCCTGAAGGAAATG GGCACGAACTTGTGTCTGAGTGACTACGACGGACGCACACCCCTACATATCGCTGCCTGCGAGGGACACCTCAATCTGGTGGAGTACCTCCTGAGTCACGGAGCCACGGTCTACGCCAAAGATCGTTATGGGGACACGCCCCTGAGCAACGCCGTGCGCTTCAG ACACAAGGAGGTGGTGAAGCTGCTGAGGAAGACCGGGGCGCACCTCTCCAGAGACGAGTTGGACGAGGCAGGAACTGAACTGTGCAG CCTGGCAGCCAGCGGAGACCTGGAGGGCCTCGAAATGTGGAAACTCGCTGGAGCCGACCTGAATAAACCCGGCTACGATGGACAGACACCCCTTCGACTG GCCCACGCTGTTGGCAAAAAAGACGTGGTGGCATTTTTAGTGCAGCTCATGAGCAAAAAAACCAAG CCTGTATTTGGTGAGATTAATGAGTATGATGAatatgaggatgaggatgatgatgatgag AGCGGAGCGATCGAGTTCACAGCAACGGCGAAAGGACTGTGA